In Pogoniulus pusillus isolate bPogPus1 chromosome 2, bPogPus1.pri, whole genome shotgun sequence, the following are encoded in one genomic region:
- the LOC135187346 gene encoding interferon lambda-3-like, giving the protein MVCLNFIPLILLLLGIGLGDAFPSDALKKTCSLSKYRFLVPHVLEAVQKMQQQFDDIMLLSDRKCHTLLFHRRKSLVTAELSVPDRLMLVEAELDFAITMLELPASNRFAETRQRPLAFLTQAREDLRVCMAIEAPSHQPSRKLRHQLQKLETARKTETTGCLEATAILHLFQMLNDLQCAARRDQCT; this is encoded by the exons ATGGTGTGCCTCAACTTCATCCCGCTAATTCTCCTGCTACTCGGGATTGGTCTTGGGGATGCCTTCCCCTCAGATGCCCTGAAGAAGACCTGCAGTCTGTCCAAGTACCGGTTCCTCGTGCCCCAtgtgctggaggctgtgcagaaGATGCAACAGCAGTTC GATGACATCATGCTGCTTTCAGACCGCAAATGCCACACCCTGCTCTTCCATCGGAGGAAGAGTCTAGTGACGGCAGAGCTGTCG gtaCCTGACCGACTGATGCTGGTAGAAGCTGAACTGGACTTTGCCATCACCATGCTGGAGCTCCCTGCCTCCAACAGATTCGCTGAGACACGCCAGCGCCCCTTGGCCTTCCTCACTCAGGCACGAGAGGACCTGCGAGTCTGT ATGGCCATAGAGGCTCCTTCACATCAGCCCTCCAGGAAActcaggcaccagctgcaaaaGCTGGAGACAGCCAGGAAAACA GAgaccacaggctgcctggaggccACTGCCATCCTCCACCTCTTCCAAATGCTGAACGACCTGCAGTGTGCGGCTCGGCGGGACCAGTGCACTTAG